The genomic region CCCATCCAGCGCGGCGCCGATCAGCGTATCCGCATCGTCCTGCCCCAGTTTTCCGACCTGTCCCCACAGACCGTCCGATCCACCGAAGGTCATCGCACCGAAGCAGAGCTCGGACACGAACAGTCCGCTGCTGCCAAGCTTGCGCAATCGCATACCACATCTCCTTGTCTTGATGGCCCGGCGCGTAGAACGTGACGCCGGGTCCCGTTTAATGATCAGGTCAGCCGAGATCGCGCTGCCGCTCGCCCGTTCGGGCTGCGCGCTCCACCGCAGCAACCAAGCGGCTGTTGCGAAGCGCGTGATCGAATCCCGGCGTCTTGTAAGTGCCTGCGATCAGGTCACGCGCGAGCGAGGCGTAGACTTCCCCGACGTTGATCGCAGCGCCTGCCCAGAAGTCCGCGGCGGTCGGGCCGACACCTGTCGCGATCGGTGCGTCGGGTGGTGTGAATGCGACGGTCGCCGTGAGGCTGAGATCGCCGACCTGTGCGCCGGCGAGGTGATTGCCGGTCAGGGTCAGCCGCCCCTCGCTTCCCCGAATCTCGAAAGTGAAGCGTGCGTCTCCGGCCGGAACGCCGGCGAGCACCTGGACCGACACCGGCGCTCCGCTCGCTGTCTTGGCGATCAGGTCGAGATGGTCCGGGATCTCGCGGGCCGAAATCTCCCTGGTATCGACGACCTCGATCTCCGGCCAGAGGAGCGCGACGCGAGCGTCGACCTCGGTGATGTTGCCCAAAACCGCTTCGATCACGTCGAGGACATGGGCGCTCGTGATCGTCATGAAACTCGCGCCCGACGCGGCCTTGTTGAAATAGTCATAATTGCTCGTCGTCTGGGGCCCGTAACCGAACGTCGTCGCGTCGACGCGGGCCGACAGAAGACGCCCAAGCTTGCCGGACGTGACCAGCTCCGCGGCGCGGCGCACAGCCGGATTGTGGCGGCCCTGCAATCCGATCGCGGTATGAAGCGACTTGGACGCGGCTGCCATTGCCTCGGTTTCCGCTAAGGTCGATCCGAGCGGTGACTCTGAATAGACCGCCTTGCCCGCTTTCAGCGCTGCCATTACCAGGTCATAGTGCGCCGGAACCTTCACGGCGACGGTTACGACGTCGATGCCGTCGTCGCGAATGAGCTCATAGGGATCGGCGTACCAACGTTCGGCGCCGAACGCCTCGGCCGCAGCCCTCGCGCTATCTTCCCGGCGTGTAGCCACGCCTGCCAGCACCAGCGATGGCTGCGCCGCAAGCGCCGGGACGTGTGATGCGCCAGCCCAGCTCGCCTGCGTATCCGCGCCGATGATCCCGACACGAAACTTCCTGTCTGTCATGATTATGCTCCCGCATTGATATTCGAGCGCTCATTGGCGCTGTCGCCGGGCATTTAAACGGGCGGGATCGATATCTTGAAATCGATATGTGATATGCATCATCATCCATCGCATGGATGACTAGCCGTGAGGCCTGCCTCAGTAATATTGCAGTCGGAGGTCGGCGCAGACCTGTTCAGAGCCTTGCCACACGTGCGGGAAGGCGCCGGTAAGGCAGCTGCGGAGCCAGCGCTGTGCCGGATGCGCGTCATTGCGGCGATGCCAGTTCAGGACGAACGGAACGGGATTCAGCCGCAGCGGAAAGTCCCGCACCGTGAGCTGCTCCGAACAACCCGATCGCCTGACGACGCTCTCGAGAACGGTTGCCACCATGTTGGAAGCGGCGACGAGTTCCGGCGCGCTCGCCATATGCTGAACCGTGACTGCGACCCGGCGCTTCAGGCCCTTGGTGGCGAGCGCGGCGTCGGCCACGTCCAGCCCTTCGTTCTCCGGCGAGACCAGGATGTGTGGCATTGCCAGAAACTGTTCCATGTCGAACGGCTGGTTTGCCGCAGGATGGTCTCTGCGCAGGATGCACACGAAGCGATCCTGAAACAAACGGGCGCTCAGGATTCGGCCGGTCTCGACCGGCGGAATTCCGACCGCCATGTCAACCTCGCCGGCGTCCAGCATGCGCGTGGCCTCGTCCCGGCTCCCATAGTCGCGAACCCGAAGGTCAACGAACGGCGCCCGGTCGGCGAGGATCCGGATCAGAGGCGGAAGAACCACGCTTTCGGTATGCCCCGAGAGCCCCAGCGAGAACGTCATCGCCGCAGCAGATGGATCGAACTCTTGGGTGAATTCCAGCGTTTGCTGAATGTTGCGCAGTGCCAGCGAGATCGGCTCCGCCAATTCCAGCGCGCGTGGCGTGGGCTGGAGGCCGTTGGGTCCCCTGACGAACAATTCGTCCCGCAGCAATCCCCGCAGACGACTGAGGGCGGCGCTCATTGCTGGTTGCGTGCGTCCGATACGTTGGCCGGCACGCGTGACGTTTCGCTCGGCGATCAACGCGTCGAGCGCCACGAGCAAGTTTAGGTCGATGCCGTGCAAATCCATCATGTGGATATATATTCGAATGTGTTATCAGCGACAAGCATGGCGCTGCCCGTCAGACGGTCAAGACGGGAAGACCCGTCAGTCGCCGGCTCTCCATGTCGGCGTGCGCTGCACCGATCTGGTCGAAGCGATAGCGGACGGCTTCGAGGTCGCTGAAAAGATCTCCCCGAACGGCATCCCAGAGCTGTTCCGTAGCGCCCGCGACGGTTCCGCCATGCACATACTGCGGGGTTCCGCCGGCACGGATCTGGATGCCGCGCGACGCGATCTGATCGGTCGCTGCCGTAGGCTGCCCCGACGCAGCGCCGATCGCCGCGATCACGCCGCCATCGCGCACGGCGGCAACGACCACTGGAAAGGTCGCTTTCCCGACAAAGTCATAGACCACATCGACACCGGCCTGCGCGATCGCGCGGATCTTGGTGGACAGCTCCGGGTCGCTTGCGAGGAACGCGTGGGTCGCGCCCGCCTCGACTTTGGCGAGCTTCTCATCCGTCCCGGCCACGCCGATCACCGTCGCGCCGAGCGCTCGTGCCCAACGCGAAAGAATTGAACCGACACTGCCCGATGCGCCGAGCACGAGGATGACTTCGCCGGCGGTGATCCGGTGCAGCGCATACAACCCCATCCACGCGGTCAGGCCCTTCGCCAGGAACGTTGCCGCGACCTCGTTGGAGATGTCATGGGGCAGCCGAACCAGATTCTCTGCGGGTTTCAGTGACGCGGTGGCATAGGCCCCCTCGACGAAGAAATAAGCGGCGCGGTCGCCCCGTTCGAACCCCTTCACGCCCGGTCCGACAGCGTCGATCACGCCCGCCGCCTCGAAGCCCGGCGTGGCGGGCAGGCGCATCGGGAAGTGCCCCGTGCGCACCATCACGTCGACATAGTTGATGCCGATAGCATCCTGGACAAGTCGTACCTGACCCGTCCCGGGTGATCCGACGTCCGTCTCGACGATCTTGAGGACGGCGGGCGTGCCGATCGACTGCATTTCGACTTTTCTGGCCATAACCATTTCCCTCGGATGTTGCCGGACAACGATCTTCACGCGTGGGCGACCGGTCGCATCGTGCCGGCGTGCGGAAATTTCCCGTGGCGATAGGCGGCGTAGTAGCCTGCGAGTTCGTCCCGAGACCCCGCGATGAACGGTCCTTGCGCGACGACGTCGATGCTCTGCGGCTGCCCGGCATACAGCAGGACCCGCGCGCCGCGATCGCCTGCGCGCAGCGTGAGCGAACTCACGCCATCGCCCATGGGCGACGTCCAGCCTACCGAACCCGTGGCGAGCGGCGCGCCGGTGGCGCCGGCCTTCACCTCGCCGTCGATCGTCACGACGAAAGCGTTGTAGGAAGCCGGCAGTTGCGGCGCGAAGGCGACTCCAGCTTCCAGATGGATGTCGATCAACGTGACAGGCACCGCGTTCAAGGTCGGTGCCGCTGTATCCCCAAGCTGGCCGCTGTAGACCGTCGCCGTGACCCCCGGCTCAGCGTGCACCGGCATATCGACACGGCGCAGGACCTGCACCCGGGGGGGCATGTTGCGCTGCGCTTCCGGCAGGATCAGCCAGAGCTGGAACAGACGCATCCCCGTCGAGACCACCGCATTCTCCGAGTGGACGATGCCGCTGCCCGCGGTCATCCACTCCACATCGCCTTCCTCCAGCCGGCCGCCGGTATCCTCCATCGTGCCTTTGAGCATGAAGGTTACGCTTTCGAGGCCGGCATGGGGATGTGCATCGCCGAAACGTCCCTCCAGTGTGATGTTGTCGTCGGCCATCAGGAAGAACGGATCGGTCGAGGCAAGGTCGCCGGGCGCGATCACCAATGCGGCCTTGTGCCGCTCGCCGTCGAAGCCCGGGCCGAGTGGAGGTATGCTTGTGACGCGGTCAATCGATCTCTGCAGCATAATTCTGGTCCTTCTCGTAACTTGGGACCGAGTTCGCCGCGATCGGCGCCACCTCGGCATCATCGCCAATCATCTCGGATCGGACCGGCCTCGATCAAGATAGGGGTTCGAGAACCCAGTGTTGCGCAACGAGGAACCCAAAGATGCGTGAAGAAGTGCAACCGATCGACTAGGACCAAGCGACATTCAGGATTCGCTAATCACCTGATGGCTGATTCATAGGACACCGTGTTTTGTTGGCATGGTGTCTGAGAATGGCTGCGAAGCGATATGAGTTGAACGATGTGCAATGGTCGAGGATTGCGGCTCTTTTGCCTGGAAAGGCGAACGATCCTGGCCAGAATATGACAAGGACGCGTGGACGCTATCTGAGGCTGCCTGCAAATCGGGCGCTAAGACGCTCACTACGGAAATATTCAGTGTAGAAGTCAATGAAAGCGCGGGTTTTCAGCGGTTGGAGCACGCGGGCTGAATAGTACAGCGAGATAGATCCGGCATCGGCATACCACTTCGGAAGGATACGTTCGAGCGCACCACTTTCCATATGCTGCAGCACATCGGGTACGGCCAGCAATGCTATGCCCAGCCCCGCGATCGCCGCCTGCGCCATGGGCGCGGCGTCGCTCATCACGATCGTTTCGTTGAGCAGCGCGCGCTCTTCGCGCCCTTGGGCGTCGCGCATTATCCATTGCCTAATCCGGCCCGAATTCGAGGACCGCATCAGTATTCCGGCATGATCGGCCAGATCAGCGGGGCTAGTCGGCCGGCGACGTCCAGCGAAATAGCCAGGCGATGCGACCGCGATAACGTGAACCGGTGCGAGCGTCGTGGAAACGATGCCCGGATTGAGTTCGAAACCACCGCCGATCGCGGCGTCGAAACCCTCGGCGATAAGATCGACCTTGCGGCTGTCGAAATGCCAGTCGGGTCTGACGCCCGGATAACGGGCCAGAAAGTCGGGCAGTGCGGGTAGAACGTATCCCATAGCGAACGTTAAACTCATGCTGAGCTTCAGAACGCCGACAGGCTCACCCTTCGTTTGTGATGCCCCGTCGATTGCCCCCTGAAGGTGGTTCAGGCTGTCGCCGATGCTTGCCAGAAAGGACTCCCCCGCCTCGGTCAAGGTCAACTTCCGCGTCGAGCGGTGAAACAGCCGTATGCCGAGGTTCCGTTCCAGCATCGCAACGTTCCGGCTGACTGCGGCCGGTGTGATCGAGAGACGCCGAGCAGCCCCGGAAAAGCTGCTCGCTTCCGCGCTTCGAACGAACGCTTCTAGGTTTGCCAGCGTCTCCATAATAAGCAACCTTCAAACATTGATTGAAACTAAAACAATTCATCTATGACTTATGCTGCGTGTATTTGCCAGCCATATTCCAGTCAACAGCAGCACCGGTTTTCTGCGACGCCAACCGCATCAGGCCAAGGATGCAGCGGGAAAACCGACCGTCGCGGATACAATTCTCACCGCACCGTAAAGGACTGGATCATGACCGTTGGAATTATCGGAGCCGGCAATATAGGGGGCGCATTTGCCACGGCGCTCGGCAAGGCAGGAATCGAAGCCGTGATCGCAAACAGCCGTGGACCGGAGAGCCTCACTGCGCTTGTTTCAAAGCTTGGCAGCACAATCCGGGCTGGAAGCGTCCAAGAGGCCGCGGCGCAAGACATCGTTCTCGTGGCAGTCCCGTGGTCAAAGATACCTGGCGCGCTCGCCGGTTTCAACTTCGACGACAGGATCGTAATCGACGCCAACAACTCCATCGAAGCGCCGCTTTACAGGCCGGCGGACCTTGGCGGCCGCACCTCTACGGATATTTTCACCGCCCTTGTGCCAGGCGCGCGCGTCGTCAAGGCGTTCAACCACCTGACGCCAAAGCAACTGTCGGGCGACCCCCAATCGGAAGGCGGCAGGCGCGTCCTGTTTTATTCGGGCAACGATATGAGAGCGAAGGCGGAGGTCGCCGCCATCATTGATCGCATCGGCTTCTTCGGGATCGATCTCGGCGCGCTTGCGGTCGGCAGCCAGCTGGTTCAGTTCCCGGGCGGCCCGCTGCCCGCTCTCAACCTCGTCAAGTTCGACTGAACATCGCTGCGCTCCATCCGTCTGCGATCGGAAGCGCCGCGCGCCATCTCAAACCCGGAGACAATATCGTGACAAGATTTATTCAAATGCAGTCGACCGGCGGCCCGTCGGTCTTGCAAGTCATCGAGAAAGACCTGCGCGCGCCACGTGCCGGCGAGGTCAGGCTCATTCAAGACGCGATCGGCCTCAACTTCGTCGATACGATGATACGAAAAGGCCAGTATCCGATGGCTTTGCCGGCGGTCCCCGGTTTTGAAGCGGCCGGGACGATCACCGAGGTCGGATCCGGCGTCGAGGGGCTGTCGATCGGCGACCGGGTCGCTTACTTCTTTTCGGAAGGCGCATATGCCACCGAGAGGATTATTCCGACCGCGCCGCTCATCCGGCTGCCCGCCGATATCTCGAACGAGACTGCGGCGACCTTCCTGGCGAAGGGTGGGACGGCCTGGATGGGGATGCGTGGTCTCCACGATCTCAAATCCGCCGACACGGTGCTGGTACTTGGGGCATCGGGAAGCGTGGGCGCTATCCTGTCTCGCTGGGCAAAGTCGCTGGGCGCAACCGTGATCGGCGTCGCCGGATCGCCGGATAAGTTCGACAAGGTCGCGGCCGGTGCCACCCATGCCCTCCGCGCTGGCGAGCCAGATATCGCCGCCAAGATCCGTGCGATCGCACCTGACGGTGTCGATGTCGTCTATGATTTGGTCGGCCGGGCGACCTTCGCGCTTGGCGTGTCAAGCGTCCGTGATGGTGGAGTGATTGCCGCGATGGGAGCCGCGTCGGGTCAGCCAGCGCCGGCCCCCGATCTTGTGCGACGGGGGGTAGATGTCCGCAGCGGTGGTACCCCTCAATATGTCCGGGGACCGGCAGTCGAGATCGCAACTTCCCAGCTATGGGATGCGCTGCGCTCAGGAATTTTCGATGATCTCGAAACCACACGCTATCCGTTCGATGAGATAGCCCGAGCGCATGACGACATGGACAACCGCCGCTTGAGCGGTCTGCCGGTCCTGATCGCGTAACCGAAAATAATCGTACGGCGGCAAGCCGCACGGACGCCCTCCGCAATTCGGCCGGGCGAACATTTCCCCTGTCGATAACGAAAGGAATGATCGATGAGTGAACTAGCAGGTAAACGTGCGCTGGTGACTGGCGCGTCCCGCGGCATTGGCGCCGCGATAGCGATCGCTCTGGCCGAAAAAGGCGCCGACGTTGCGATCACGTACGAACGCGCCGCTGATCGGGCAGCGCAAGTTGTCGCGACGATCGAAGGCAAAGGGCGCAAGGCGGTGGCTATCCAGGCTGATAGTATGGACCCCGAGGCGGTCAAGCGGTCGGTTGATCAAGCGGCGCAGGCATTGGGCGGCCTCGACATATTGGTGAACAACGCGGCTATCGCGATCTATAAGGATGTGGCGGACTTCACCCTCGCCGAGATCGACGCCCTTTTTGCTGTCAACGCTCGCTCACCGATCCTGGCATCGCAAGCCGCGATGCCGTATCTTGGCAAAGGTGGCCGGATCGTCACAATCGGCTCCGCAGGCGCAGAACGCATTGTCGGACCGTCGACGGTTTATTCAATGACCAAATCGGCACTTCAATCATTTACCCGCGGTCTGGCGCGGGAACTTGGCCCCCGTGACATCACTGTCAACCTCATTCAGCCGGGATCAACCAACACGGAAATGAACCCGGCCGAGGGCGAGTTTGGAGATTTCCAGCGTGCCCTAATTCCGCTCGGCCGGTACGGCGAGCCGGAGGATGTCGCGGCTGCGGTAGCATTCCTCGCATCTGGTGCGGCCCGACAAATCACCGGAACCATCCTGACCGTTGATGGCGGCACGCTGACCTAAACACACGCCAGCGGGTCCGTGACTTGTAAGATAGGAGAGTGGGAGCTAACTAGATATTACCACCTACTAGCTCCCCACTCTCATTCCACTTTGCACCATCATCAAATAGCGTGTTCGAACGGCGTCCAGGTCGCGTGTCTTTCAGGAGCGGACCGGCCCGTCGCGCGGGGAAGCAAGCCACAGCGGCGGCCCGCCTCGATGCCTCTTTCGGACGCCACCCTACGCGGCATCCTGGAGGAGACGGGGCTCGTCACCACGGAGAACGTCGGCCGGGTGCGGACCTGCAAGCTCGGCCTGCTCGGACTGGAGGAAGAGGCGGCATGGATCGAGGGGCACGCTTAAGGATTCCGGTCTCGAAAAAATCCTGATGCAATCGACCTATGGCGCAATGGAGGGCGACGGCATCGGCGATCTCACGGTGCTCTACGAGTCCGAGCGCCTGGCGGAGGCGAGCGCCGTTCCGGCCGCCATCAACCGCGCGGCCTATTTCTACACCAACCTCGACATGCTGCTGGAACCGGCAAGGCAAGGATCCCCACGCGCCGCCCGGAACTTCTGCCCGAATTCGTCATAAACGGGCGCTGCAAAGCCCCTGCTGCCGCTCAAGATCAGAACTGCCGGACCGGTTGCGTTTGCGCAGTTCCCGAAGCTCTCGACCAAAATCTCCCACTCGGCGTTGGCACGGTAAATTGCTGCCGCGTCGATTGGGCGGTGGCTACCGAAAACAAAGAAATGATGAAGGCGGCAATAGTGATTTTGAATAGACGCATGAAGCACGACAGGACAGAAATAAAATCTCGCGATTCTTCACGAGCTACGCTCCACCAATTGCCCGCCGCCGACAAGGTTCTAGTTCAGTTTCGACGCCTCCAGAGAGCAGACCTATCGCTACATACGCCGAAGCGTCTTGCCCTAGCGGCCAAGGTTGGCGTTGCCACCTTGCTTTGCTGCCCAATATGCCGAGACTGGTGAATCTCAAGGAGTTCAACCATGTCGCTGCGCCAGCCCGGCCAAGTTCGATTTCCCTTTCACTCACAATTGCCAAGGGATGACGGCTGTGGAGTTCGCGTCCTGCAAATGCTCACTGGCATGACCTATGATCAGGTCGCGGCCATGGTGGATTGGGGCGAGAGGTCAGTCCACTATACGAGGTGGGATGACGTCTGCCGGGTGTTGAGGTCCCTCGGCTGGCCTATCGGCGCGCCGATAAGAACCAGCGAATGGAGTGATATTCAAGGTGTGGCCGTGGTCCACGTCGATGGGGACCATTTCCTGCTCTATGACTCGGTCAATCGTCTGTTTTACGATCCAGGAGAACCGGAGGGGCCGGCTGTGGTCACCAGCCATACTCCAACCAGCTATCTGACGGTTCAGCCTGGGGAACGTGCGCCGGCTCGATGAAATGGCCACTTCGGGCTGATCTTGGTCGATAGGTCAGGTCGGGCCGGGACGTCTGCTTTGGCCGCTTCGCCCTGACTTCGCTCGGCCTCTACGCTGCACTCGCGATCGATCATCTTCTAGTTTCAGACCGCGGCACCGTATTGTTGCTGCGCGCCGCCAGCGGGTTCATCCCCGTCGCGCTGATCCCACTTTGCCTCTTCCATATGATGCAGGCCTTTCCCGAGAGATGGCGTTTGCGAGGACTGGTGCTCGGCATCGGCGTGACGCAGTGCGCAGTTCCGTTGGCACGGCTCCTCTCGCCATTATTGCTCGCCAGCCAGGGATGGCGTTCGCTTTTCCTGTTCGAAGCCGGTCTGGCCCTGCTGTCGTTCGCCGCCGTGGAGCTGCTGCGTCTGCCGCAGGCCGAGCGAGATCGGGTCTTCTGGCCGCTTGACCTGCTTACCTCCGTGCTGATGGGCGGTGGGCTGGCGTCGGTCGCGGCGATGCTGGGACTAGGCCGCTGGGAAGGATGGCTCCAGGCGCCGTGGATAATTATCTCGCTCATCGTCGCCATCGCAGCCTTGCTGACAGCTGGCGCGATTAAGACCCGTCGTACGACGCCGCTGCTCAATTTGCGCTGGCTTGGACGCGGCGAGGTCGCGCGGTTCGCTGTGGCCGTTTTCCTGGCGCGGATCGTTTTGGCCGAACAGGATGTCGCAAGGGCTACGGTGCGGTCGCTCGGCGGCACGACGCGTGAACTTTTCACGCTTTCGGCGATCATGTTGACCGCGCCGCCTGCGGCGTCCTCGCCAGCGCCTTCTCGATGAACGTCGAGAAGGTTGCGCGGCCGATGATGCTGGCCATCGGGATCGTGGCGATCGCGGCCCTTGGCGAGAGCACCACTGCGAATTCGCTTGATCTGTCGCGCTTCTATGTGTCGCAGGCGGGGACCGCGTTTGCTGGGACCTTCTTCCTGGGTCCGGCTGCTGCTCGGCATCACCAACCCACGTCAGTACGGCAGCAGGGAATTGATCAGCTTCATCGCGCTGTTTGGCGTCGTGAACGCACTCGGCGCGCTTGCCGGACCTGCGCTCCTGGGAAGCTACATGGACGGGCGCTTGGCAGCTGGCGATGCTCCGCTCACGGCACAATCCGATGCGCACCGCCTCGCAGCCGCACTGGCGGCGCTCACGACGGCATATCTGGCGGTTATCCTCGCTTTACGCATCCGGCGGAAGATGGCGGAACTGCGGATTCAGCGCAGCGCCAACACAGTCGATCAGCCCGCGGCCGCGGGCGGCCCTCATGGTGCATCGAGTGATGGTGGCTGGCAGCCGCCACGCCCTGGCCGAGGTGTTACTACCGCACTGGCCGCGATGGCGATTGGTGGTGCCCTGCTGGTTCTGGCGGCCTGGAGATTGCCTGACCCGCGAACGACTCAGATTTCCCGGTCGAACTTCTCGTAGAGGAAATCCACCAATGCTCGCACACGCGCGATACCGGCCCGCGCGGGCGGCATGAATATCTGGAGATCACCCCCTTCGTGCGGGAAATCGGGCAGGACCGCTTCGAGTTCACCTCGCTCCAGAAGGCCTTCAACCATGAACAGTGGAAGAAGTACAATCCCCAGACCTGCACGCGCGGCGGCCAGGAGCATCTGCCCGTTATCGGTGCAGAACCGGGAGCTGGTGCGCACGTGCTCCGAGCCTTCGCGGCCCTGAAAGCGCCAACGGCCGGAATCCAGCGCGTAGAGGATGGTTTCGTGCGCCGCCAGGTCAGCGGGGACCGCAGGGCGTCCGCGCGCATCGAGGTAGGCCGGGCTGGCTACCACTGCCCAGCGAACCTTCGCAAACTTGCGGGTGATGAGAATCGAATCCGGAACAGCGCCGGGCCAGATCGCAAGATCGTACGCCTCGGCGACCATATCCACTTGACGATCGGTAAAGCGAACATCGAACTGGATAAGCGGATAAAGTAGCGCGAATTCCGCCAGCAGCGGAGCTAGCAGAAACTCGCCAAAGGCTGCCGGAACCTGAATTCGCAGTTGGCCGGAAATCTCGCTGGTCGACTTGCTGACGACCTCCTGCGCCGATTCCAGTTGCAATAGGCCTGCGGCCGCATGCGCATGATATTCGCGACCAATATCGGTTAACCTCGTGCCCCTCGGCGTGCGGGTCAGCAACTGAGCACCAAGAACGGCCTCGAGCCGACTGACGCGTCGGCTCACGATAGATTTGACGATGCCGAGG from Rhizobium gallicum bv. gallicum R602sp harbors:
- a CDS encoding Gfo/Idh/MocA family protein — translated: MTDRKFRVGIIGADTQASWAGASHVPALAAQPSLVLAGVATRREDSARAAAEAFGAERWYADPYELIRDDGIDVVTVAVKVPAHYDLVMAALKAGKAVYSESPLGSTLAETEAMAAASKSLHTAIGLQGRHNPAVRRAAELVTSGKLGRLLSARVDATTFGYGPQTTSNYDYFNKAASGASFMTITSAHVLDVIEAVLGNITEVDARVALLWPEIEVVDTREISAREIPDHLDLIAKTASGAPVSVQVLAGVPAGDARFTFEIRGSEGRLTLTGNHLAGAQVGDLSLTATVAFTPPDAPIATGVGPTAADFWAGAAINVGEVYASLARDLIAGTYKTPGFDHALRNSRLVAAVERAARTGERQRDLG
- a CDS encoding LysR family transcriptional regulator, whose protein sequence is MMDLHGIDLNLLVALDALIAERNVTRAGQRIGRTQPAMSAALSRLRGLLRDELFVRGPNGLQPTPRALELAEPISLALRNIQQTLEFTQEFDPSAAAMTFSLGLSGHTESVVLPPLIRILADRAPFVDLRVRDYGSRDEATRMLDAGEVDMAVGIPPVETGRILSARLFQDRFVCILRRDHPAANQPFDMEQFLAMPHILVSPENEGLDVADAALATKGLKRRVAVTVQHMASAPELVAASNMVATVLESVVRRSGCSEQLTVRDFPLRLNPVPFVLNWHRRNDAHPAQRWLRSCLTGAFPHVWQGSEQVCADLRLQYY
- a CDS encoding zinc-binding dehydrogenase: MARKVEMQSIGTPAVLKIVETDVGSPGTGQVRLVQDAIGINYVDVMVRTGHFPMRLPATPGFEAAGVIDAVGPGVKGFERGDRAAYFFVEGAYATASLKPAENLVRLPHDISNEVAATFLAKGLTAWMGLYALHRITAGEVILVLGASGSVGSILSRWARALGATVIGVAGTDEKLAKVEAGATHAFLASDPELSTKIRAIAQAGVDVVYDFVGKATFPVVVAAVRDGGVIAAIGAASGQPTAATDQIASRGIQIRAGGTPQYVHGGTVAGATEQLWDAVRGDLFSDLEAVRYRFDQIGAAHADMESRRLTGLPVLTV
- a CDS encoding pirin family protein, which encodes MLQRSIDRVTSIPPLGPGFDGERHKAALVIAPGDLASTDPFFLMADDNITLEGRFGDAHPHAGLESVTFMLKGTMEDTGGRLEEGDVEWMTAGSGIVHSENAVVSTGMRLFQLWLILPEAQRNMPPRVQVLRRVDMPVHAEPGVTATVYSGQLGDTAAPTLNAVPVTLIDIHLEAGVAFAPQLPASYNAFVVTIDGEVKAGATGAPLATGSVGWTSPMGDGVSSLTLRAGDRGARVLLYAGQPQSIDVVAQGPFIAGSRDELAGYYAAYRHGKFPHAGTMRPVAHA
- a CDS encoding LysR family transcriptional regulator; the encoded protein is METLANLEAFVRSAEASSFSGAARRLSITPAAVSRNVAMLERNLGIRLFHRSTRKLTLTEAGESFLASIGDSLNHLQGAIDGASQTKGEPVGVLKLSMSLTFAMGYVLPALPDFLARYPGVRPDWHFDSRKVDLIAEGFDAAIGGGFELNPGIVSTTLAPVHVIAVASPGYFAGRRRPTSPADLADHAGILMRSSNSGRIRQWIMRDAQGREERALLNETIVMSDAAPMAQAAIAGLGIALLAVPDVLQHMESGALERILPKWYADAGSISLYYSARVLQPLKTRAFIDFYTEYFRSERLSARFAGSLR
- a CDS encoding NADPH-dependent F420 reductase, with translation MTYAACICQPYSSQQQHRFSATPTASGQGCSGKTDRRGYNSHRTVKDWIMTVGIIGAGNIGGAFATALGKAGIEAVIANSRGPESLTALVSKLGSTIRAGSVQEAAAQDIVLVAVPWSKIPGALAGFNFDDRIVIDANNSIEAPLYRPADLGGRTSTDIFTALVPGARVVKAFNHLTPKQLSGDPQSEGGRRVLFYSGNDMRAKAEVAAIIDRIGFFGIDLGALAVGSQLVQFPGGPLPALNLVKFD
- a CDS encoding zinc-binding dehydrogenase, whose protein sequence is MTRFIQMQSTGGPSVLQVIEKDLRAPRAGEVRLIQDAIGLNFVDTMIRKGQYPMALPAVPGFEAAGTITEVGSGVEGLSIGDRVAYFFSEGAYATERIIPTAPLIRLPADISNETAATFLAKGGTAWMGMRGLHDLKSADTVLVLGASGSVGAILSRWAKSLGATVIGVAGSPDKFDKVAAGATHALRAGEPDIAAKIRAIAPDGVDVVYDLVGRATFALGVSSVRDGGVIAAMGAASGQPAPAPDLVRRGVDVRSGGTPQYVRGPAVEIATSQLWDALRSGIFDDLETTRYPFDEIARAHDDMDNRRLSGLPVLIA
- a CDS encoding SDR family NAD(P)-dependent oxidoreductase; translation: MSELAGKRALVTGASRGIGAAIAIALAEKGADVAITYERAADRAAQVVATIEGKGRKAVAIQADSMDPEAVKRSVDQAAQALGGLDILVNNAAIAIYKDVADFTLAEIDALFAVNARSPILASQAAMPYLGKGGRIVTIGSAGAERIVGPSTVYSMTKSALQSFTRGLARELGPRDITVNLIQPGSTNTEMNPAEGEFGDFQRALIPLGRYGEPEDVAAAVAFLASGAARQITGTILTVDGGTLT
- a CDS encoding LysR family transcriptional regulator, with the translated sequence MPEPGPVDLLDVIAFIRVVETGSIANAAARLGIVKSIVSRRVSRLEAVLGAQLLTRTPRGTRLTDIGREYHAHAAAGLLQLESAQEVVSKSTSEISGQLRIQVPAAFGEFLLAPLLAEFALLYPLIQFDVRFTDRQVDMVAEAYDLAIWPGAVPDSILITRKFAKVRWAVVASPAYLDARGRPAVPADLAAHETILYALDSGRWRFQGREGSEHVRTSSRFCTDNGQMLLAAARAGLGIVLLPLFMVEGLLERGELEAVLPDFPHEGGDLQIFMPPARAGIARVRALVDFLYEKFDREI